A section of the Anabaena cylindrica PCC 7122 genome encodes:
- the nadD gene encoding nicotinate (nicotinamide) nucleotide adenylyltransferase: MQRLAIFGGTFDPIHRGHLLVAEIALAQLHLEQVIWVPSKNPPHKQAALFEHRVAMLQLATANNPAFTVSLIERERSGTSYAINTLIDLSTCYPNTNWYWIIGLDAFQTLPRWYLGHELAQMCDWLIAPRLLGGETIAQSESICKQVEQELKEQAEKSVLTRHLGRAERSPQAHIIHWQLLHTPLVRVSSSIIREFCRVSHSIHGLVPESVSYYITNHNLYSNNSE; encoded by the coding sequence ATGCAGCGACTAGCAATTTTTGGTGGCACATTTGACCCAATTCATCGGGGACACCTGCTTGTAGCTGAAATAGCCCTGGCTCAATTACACCTAGAACAGGTGATTTGGGTGCCATCAAAAAATCCTCCTCATAAACAAGCGGCTTTGTTTGAGCATCGAGTAGCAATGCTGCAACTAGCTACGGCAAATAACCCAGCGTTTACCGTCTCATTAATTGAGAGAGAACGCTCTGGGACTTCTTATGCTATCAACACCCTGATTGATTTATCTACTTGCTATCCAAATACTAATTGGTACTGGATTATTGGTTTGGATGCTTTCCAAACTTTACCCCGTTGGTATCTTGGACACGAACTAGCACAAATGTGTGATTGGTTAATCGCACCCCGACTGCTAGGTGGTGAGACTATAGCTCAAAGTGAGTCAATCTGCAAGCAAGTGGAACAAGAACTGAAAGAACAAGCTGAAAAGTCAGTGCTGACACGGCACCTCGGACGAGCAGAGCGATCGCCCCAAGCGCATATCATTCACTGGCAATTACTGCATACACCTTTAGTAAGAGTTTCGTCAAGTATAATCCGAGAATTTTGTCGCGTCAGCCATTCAATTCATGGTTTAGTCCCGGAGTCTGTCAGCTATTACATCACTAACCACAACCTTTACTCCAACAATTCTGAATAA
- a CDS encoding type I glyceraldehyde-3-phosphate dehydrogenase produces MIRVAINGFGRIGRNFARCWVGRENSQIELVAINDTSDPRTNAHLLRYDSMLGKLQNADITADDNSITVNGHTIKCVSDRNPDNLPWKEWGIDLIIESTGVFTSKEGAMRHVNAGAKKVLITAPGKNEDGTFVMGVNHLDYDHNKHNIISNASCTTNCLAPIAKVLNEKFGIIKGTMTTTHSYTGDQRLLDASHRDLRRARAAAINIVPTSTGAAKAVALVLPDLKGKLNGSALRVPTPNVSMVDFVVQVEKRTIAEEVNQAFKDASEGSLKGILGYSELLLVSSDYQGANESSIVDANLTIVMGNDMVKVMAWYDNEWGYSQRVLDLAELVAAKWV; encoded by the coding sequence GTGATTAGAGTTGCAATCAACGGTTTCGGGCGCATTGGACGGAACTTCGCACGCTGCTGGGTAGGTAGAGAAAATAGCCAAATTGAACTTGTCGCTATCAATGACACCTCTGACCCTAGAACCAATGCTCACCTGCTCAGATATGACTCGATGCTAGGGAAGTTACAAAATGCGGACATTACGGCCGATGATAATTCCATCACCGTTAACGGTCATACGATTAAGTGTGTATCTGATCGCAACCCAGATAACTTGCCCTGGAAAGAATGGGGAATTGATCTGATTATCGAATCAACAGGCGTTTTTACCAGCAAAGAAGGGGCCATGAGGCACGTCAATGCAGGTGCTAAAAAGGTTCTCATTACCGCGCCTGGTAAAAATGAGGATGGCACTTTTGTTATGGGTGTAAATCATCTTGATTATGACCACAACAAACACAACATCATCAGTAATGCCAGCTGTACCACTAACTGTTTGGCTCCTATTGCCAAGGTACTAAATGAAAAATTTGGTATCATCAAAGGCACGATGACCACTACGCACAGTTACACTGGTGACCAGCGGTTACTAGATGCTTCTCACCGTGATTTGCGTCGAGCTAGAGCGGCAGCCATCAACATTGTCCCTACTTCTACTGGTGCGGCTAAAGCAGTGGCTTTGGTACTTCCTGACCTCAAGGGTAAGTTAAATGGTTCAGCTTTGCGTGTACCTACCCCCAACGTTTCGATGGTGGATTTTGTGGTTCAGGTTGAGAAGCGCACTATTGCTGAAGAAGTTAACCAAGCTTTTAAAGATGCTTCTGAAGGTTCACTCAAAGGCATTTTAGGCTACAGTGAATTACTTTTAGTATCATCTGATTACCAAGGTGCTAATGAGTCTTCTATTGTTGATGCCAACTTAACTATCGTTATGGGCAATGACATGGTGAAAGTCATGGCATGGTATGACAATGAATGGGGTTACAGCCAACGAGTTCTAGACTTGGCTGAATTAGTAGCTGCGAAGTGGGTTTAA
- the thiL gene encoding thiamine-phosphate kinase, producing MNSDLSSLRVRDIGEQGLLERLQRFCPPDIIGDDAAVLETLPNQSLVVTTDILVDGVHFSNVTTSPEDAGWRAATANLSDLAAMGAFPLGITVGLGLPGDVSVDWVERLYQGMTECLQKYNVPIVGGDIVRSPITTLAITAFGQVNPGVIIRRSSAQVGDAIVVTGIHGASRAGLEILLHPEISQSFKTEEKAALIKAHQRPNPRLDVLPILQEILKSSCPIPVAGMDSSDGLADAVLQICRASKVGAIIEHKRIPMLSTLNQWVTAERILQYALYGGEDFELVLCLPPEPAFTLVQQLDAGAAIIGSITPGLTVILQYENEKIPDQVLSLSQGFQHF from the coding sequence ATGAATAGTGATTTATCTTCTCTGCGAGTTCGAGATATTGGCGAACAAGGCCTTTTAGAAAGATTACAACGCTTTTGTCCACCAGATATAATTGGTGATGATGCAGCTGTTTTGGAAACTTTGCCAAATCAATCTTTGGTAGTGACAACAGATATACTCGTTGATGGTGTGCATTTTAGTAATGTTACCACTTCCCCCGAAGATGCAGGTTGGCGGGCTGCGACGGCTAATTTATCAGATTTAGCAGCAATGGGCGCTTTCCCCTTGGGTATCACCGTCGGACTGGGTTTACCTGGAGATGTCAGCGTTGATTGGGTGGAAAGACTATATCAGGGCATGACCGAATGCTTGCAAAAGTATAATGTGCCTATAGTTGGTGGTGACATTGTGCGATCGCCCATCACCACTTTAGCAATTACAGCCTTTGGTCAAGTTAACCCCGGTGTTATCATCCGTCGTTCTTCTGCACAGGTAGGAGATGCGATCGTCGTTACAGGTATTCATGGAGCTTCCCGTGCAGGCTTAGAAATACTTTTACACCCCGAAATATCACAAAGTTTCAAAACAGAAGAAAAGGCAGCTTTAATCAAAGCACATCAGCGTCCTAACCCCCGTTTAGATGTCCTTCCTATTCTCCAGGAAATCCTAAAATCTTCCTGCCCTATTCCTGTTGCCGGTATGGATAGCAGTGACGGTCTAGCAGATGCTGTATTACAAATCTGCCGCGCCAGTAAAGTAGGTGCAATCATAGAACACAAACGAATTCCCATGCTGTCAACTTTAAACCAGTGGGTAACAGCAGAGCGAATTTTACAATATGCCTTGTATGGTGGCGAAGATTTTGAATTAGTCCTCTGCTTACCACCAGAACCAGCATTCACATTAGTCCAACAGCTAGACGCAGGTGCAGCAATTATAGGTTCAATTACACCAGGCTTAACAGTCATTTTGCAGTATGAAAACGAAAAAATCCCCGACCAAGTTCTGAGTCTCAGTCAGGGATTTCAACATTTTTAG
- a CDS encoding type I restriction endonuclease — protein MVSSVGITDTIKSLNDLQTRCNLHQAEDENFFNEWFTDLPELNPQEQAGVIRIKQRYDYHRIDSLLLEGTINLLVVSPLLELAGFLDSPYRIRSPYGINLEIEEPEETIRGFIDILVVQEKLWIFVVESKRNSIPVAAAIPQLLAYMLTTYQPDKPVFGMATNGDEFIFLKLTLTDTPKYDVSRTFSLFPRRHELAEVLQILKRLGQAVVV, from the coding sequence ATGGTTTCTAGCGTTGGAATTACAGACACCATTAAAAGCTTGAATGATTTACAAACTCGTTGTAACTTACATCAAGCAGAAGATGAAAATTTTTTTAATGAATGGTTCACAGATTTACCCGAACTTAACCCACAAGAACAAGCGGGTGTTATTCGCATCAAACAACGTTATGATTATCATCGCATTGATAGTCTATTATTAGAAGGGACAATTAATCTTTTAGTGGTTTCGCCACTTTTGGAACTGGCAGGTTTTCTAGATTCACCTTACCGAATTCGCTCACCTTATGGCATCAATTTAGAAATTGAAGAACCAGAAGAAACAATTCGCGGTTTTATTGATATCTTAGTTGTACAAGAAAAACTTTGGATTTTTGTAGTTGAATCTAAACGAAATAGCATTCCAGTTGCTGCAGCAATACCTCAGTTATTAGCTTATATGTTAACTACTTACCAACCTGATAAACCTGTATTTGGTATGGCTACTAATGGTGACGAATTTATATTTCTCAAGTTAACTCTCACAGATACACCCAAATACGACGTATCACGCACATTTTCCCTATTTCCCCGACGACATGAATTAGCAGAAGTTTTGCAAATTCTTAAGAGATTAGGACAAGCTGTGGTTGTTTAA
- a CDS encoding peptidylprolyl isomerase, protein MFKFIKSWLKHSLKAILLVTILLGLSTAGWTPSSYAALPAGNAITDGKALLRYALPIDNKPVRKLQASLEDISNQLRANKRWGAIANDLKQASRILDKPSQILASVPEERQPQAEAWITELKSGVTELQAVVKTKQKDPVLEGRAKLLNLVSLLEESMVKEFPFEVPAEYSNLPQLKGRATIAFKTNKGNLTVVVDGYSAPVTAGNFVDLVQRGFYNGLEFTRSEESYVLQTGDPVGKEVGFIDPKTGKYRAIPLEILVEGEKEPTYGITLEDAGRYLDMPVLPFSSFGALAMARPEGDVNGASSQIFFFLFEPELTPAGRNLLDGRYTVFGYLIEGKEILDKLNADDKIESVTVVQGIENLVQPEAA, encoded by the coding sequence ATGTTTAAATTCATAAAGTCCTGGCTGAAACACAGCCTAAAGGCAATACTGCTGGTAACAATACTTTTAGGTCTAAGCACAGCCGGGTGGACTCCCTCTAGTTACGCTGCCCTACCAGCGGGGAATGCGATTACCGACGGCAAAGCTTTGTTAAGGTATGCACTCCCAATTGATAACAAACCAGTACGCAAACTGCAAGCTAGTTTAGAGGATATTTCTAACCAACTGCGAGCAAATAAGCGGTGGGGTGCGATCGCTAACGACCTCAAGCAAGCATCACGGATTCTCGACAAACCTTCCCAAATCTTAGCAAGCGTTCCCGAAGAACGCCAACCCCAAGCAGAAGCTTGGATTACTGAGTTAAAATCTGGTGTGACAGAACTGCAAGCAGTAGTCAAAACCAAACAGAAAGACCCTGTTCTGGAAGGAAGAGCCAAATTACTCAACCTAGTTAGCTTGCTGGAAGAGTCAATGGTGAAGGAATTCCCCTTTGAAGTCCCTGCTGAGTACAGTAATTTACCTCAACTCAAAGGTCGTGCTACCATCGCCTTCAAAACTAACAAAGGCAACCTTACCGTGGTTGTAGATGGTTATAGCGCCCCTGTTACTGCTGGTAATTTTGTCGATTTGGTACAACGGGGTTTTTATAACGGTTTAGAATTCACTCGTTCAGAAGAATCTTATGTACTACAAACTGGAGATCCAGTCGGCAAAGAAGTCGGTTTTATTGACCCAAAAACTGGCAAATATCGAGCTATTCCTTTAGAAATTTTAGTTGAAGGCGAAAAAGAACCAACCTACGGCATTACTCTCGAAGATGCTGGACGTTATCTTGATATGCCAGTATTACCATTTTCTTCCTTTGGTGCATTAGCAATGGCACGTCCTGAAGGTGACGTAAATGGTGCTTCTTCTCAAATTTTCTTCTTCCTTTTTGAACCAGAACTTACCCCCGCAGGACGCAATCTTTTAGATGGTCGCTATACTGTGTTTGGCTATCTGATAGAAGGTAAAGAAATTTTAGATAAACTGAACGCAGATGACAAAATTGAATCTGTAACCGTTGTTCAGGGCATAGAAAATTTAGTTCAGCCAGAAGCAGCATAA
- the efp gene encoding elongation factor P, with translation MISSNDFRPGVSIVLDGSVWRVIDFLHVKPGKGSAFVRTTLRNVQSGKVLEKTFRAGESLPQATLEKITMQHTYKEGEELVFMDMETYEEGRLTVAEIGDRVKYLKEGMEVNVIRWGEQVLEVELPNSVVLEIVQTDPGVKGDTATGGTKPAIVETGATVMVPLFITQGERIKIDTREDKYLGRE, from the coding sequence ATGATCTCTAGTAACGACTTTCGACCCGGTGTCTCAATTGTCCTAGACGGTTCCGTATGGCGAGTAATAGATTTCCTTCACGTGAAACCGGGCAAAGGTTCTGCCTTTGTGCGAACAACACTAAGAAATGTCCAGAGTGGGAAAGTACTCGAAAAAACTTTCCGGGCTGGGGAATCTTTGCCACAAGCTACTCTGGAAAAAATTACGATGCAGCATACCTATAAAGAAGGCGAAGAGTTGGTCTTTATGGATATGGAAACCTACGAAGAAGGCAGATTGACCGTAGCAGAAATTGGCGATCGCGTAAAATACCTCAAAGAAGGTATGGAAGTCAACGTTATTCGTTGGGGCGAACAAGTGCTAGAAGTAGAACTGCCTAATTCTGTAGTTCTGGAAATTGTCCAAACAGATCCTGGTGTTAAAGGTGATACTGCCACAGGTGGCACTAAGCCTGCAATTGTCGAAACTGGTGCAACTGTAATGGTTCCCTTGTTTATTACTCAAGGAGAACGGATTAAAATTGATACCAGGGAAGATAAATACTTGGGCAGGGAATAA
- the accB gene encoding acetyl-CoA carboxylase biotin carboxyl carrier protein: MPLDFNEIRQLLATIAQTDIAEVTLKSDDFELTVRKGVSNHILSVGQATLGGVVGSGLTSVNQTAPTTLPEAATSRDNSVAGVQSPLSVNTPSARLVEVQSPMVGTFYRAPAPGEAAFVEVGDRVRSGQSVCIIEAMKLMNEIEAEVSGQVMEILVQNGEAVEYGQPLMRINPD; this comes from the coding sequence GTGCCATTAGACTTTAATGAAATCCGCCAACTACTGGCAACTATTGCACAAACGGATATTGCCGAAGTAACGCTCAAAAGCGATGACTTTGAGCTAACAGTACGGAAAGGTGTCAGCAATCATATCCTATCCGTAGGTCAAGCGACCTTAGGCGGTGTGGTAGGTTCAGGATTGACATCAGTTAACCAAACAGCACCCACAACCTTACCAGAAGCCGCGACAAGTCGTGATAATTCTGTGGCTGGGGTGCAATCACCATTGTCAGTGAATACGCCCTCCGCCAGATTGGTAGAAGTGCAGTCCCCAATGGTGGGAACATTTTACCGCGCACCTGCCCCTGGTGAAGCGGCATTTGTGGAAGTAGGCGATCGCGTCCGTAGCGGTCAATCAGTCTGTATCATCGAAGCCATGAAGCTGATGAACGAAATTGAAGCCGAAGTCTCTGGACAGGTGATGGAAATTTTGGTACAGAATGGTGAAGCAGTTGAATATGGTCAACCTTTGATGCGAATTAACCCTGATTAA
- a CDS encoding GerMN domain-containing protein — MNDQQRTNRNISSGVIAAVSAAVVAVSGGVAWITSQTPNTPTPVNPSQSIRQPQQPLTTQPGNEQTASIYWLRSKETGVELVPQPLKIAAAQPNQALEKAFQALLVGPTEGTDSTTIPQGTQLLGMKVENNEVHVNLSEDFTSGGGSTSMMGRVGQVVYTATTLNPDAKVFIEVNGKPLEVLGGEGVEIEQPLTRKSFNQNYPL, encoded by the coding sequence ATGAATGACCAACAAAGAACTAACCGTAATATTTCTTCAGGTGTAATAGCAGCGGTCTCAGCTGCGGTTGTGGCAGTAAGTGGTGGTGTAGCTTGGATTACTTCTCAAACTCCTAATACTCCTACGCCAGTAAACCCCTCTCAAAGCATCAGACAGCCACAACAGCCATTGACTACGCAGCCAGGTAATGAACAGACTGCTAGTATATATTGGCTCAGATCTAAAGAAACAGGTGTGGAGTTGGTTCCGCAACCTCTCAAAATTGCGGCTGCACAACCAAACCAAGCTTTAGAAAAGGCTTTCCAAGCTTTATTAGTGGGGCCAACGGAAGGTACAGATTCTACAACTATTCCTCAAGGAACTCAATTGTTGGGAATGAAAGTGGAAAATAATGAAGTCCATGTGAATTTATCAGAAGATTTTACCAGTGGTGGTGGTAGTACTTCAATGATGGGTCGTGTCGGTCAGGTTGTCTATACTGCGACAACTTTAAATCCTGATGCCAAGGTGTTTATTGAGGTAAATGGCAAGCCTTTGGAAGTTTTAGGTGGTGAAGGTGTGGAAATAGAACAGCCACTAACTCGTAAAAGCTTTAACCAAAATTATCCGCTTTAG
- a CDS encoding aspartoacylase, with protein MNQIKRVAIVGGSHGNELTGAYLVKKFQKYPNLINRTSFETLAILGNPKAIVAGRRYIDTDLNRCFTGDNLQTAAITSNYEELRAKEILQILQPKNQEFVDAIIDLHTTTANMGLCIILSDMHPILLNLAANLTAINPLVKVYIHQQPKNSGFLRSLSKLGFAIEVGAVAQGILDAQLFQQTEQLIYHVLNYFEECNQDKLTLVNNTLTFYKSIGMVDYPRNEDGEIQAMIHPQLQFRDYQPLHPGDPIFLTFEDKDILYEGESTVYPIFINEAAYYEKGIAMYLSQKDIIHIGIRFDY; from the coding sequence ATGAATCAAATTAAGCGGGTAGCAATTGTCGGAGGAAGTCACGGTAATGAATTAACAGGAGCTTATCTAGTCAAAAAGTTTCAAAAATATCCAAATTTAATTAACAGAACAAGTTTTGAAACCTTGGCAATACTAGGCAATCCTAAAGCTATTGTTGCCGGTAGAAGATATATAGACACCGATTTAAATCGGTGCTTCACTGGAGATAATTTACAAACAGCCGCCATAACATCTAATTATGAAGAACTAAGAGCAAAAGAAATTCTGCAAATACTGCAACCAAAAAACCAAGAATTTGTAGATGCAATTATTGATTTACACACCACTACAGCCAACATGGGATTATGTATTATTTTAAGTGATATGCACCCCATATTACTTAATTTAGCAGCTAACCTAACGGCAATTAATCCTTTAGTAAAAGTTTATATTCATCAACAACCTAAAAATAGTGGGTTTCTTCGTTCTTTAAGTAAATTGGGTTTTGCAATAGAAGTAGGTGCTGTAGCTCAAGGTATTTTAGATGCACAATTATTTCAACAAACAGAACAGCTTATTTATCATGTTTTGAATTATTTTGAAGAATGTAATCAAGATAAACTCACCCTCGTCAACAACACGCTAACGTTTTATAAATCTATTGGTATGGTTGATTATCCTAGAAATGAAGACGGCGAAATTCAAGCAATGATTCACCCCCAACTTCAATTTAGAGATTATCAACCTTTGCATCCCGGTGATCCAATTTTTCTAACTTTTGAAGACAAAGACATTCTTTATGAAGGAGAGTCTACAGTTTATCCCATTTTCATTAATGAAGCGGCTTATTATGAAAAAGGAATTGCTATGTATCTCAGTCAAAAGGATATTATTCATATAGGAATCCGGTTTGATTATTGA